Sequence from the uncultured Flavobacterium sp. genome:
ACACCTACTAAACCGCCCAAAAAGGCAATTAAAATATCATAAATATTGGGAGAAGTTCTGGCTAATAACTCAGATTGTGCTTCTTTAAAAGGACTTATATAAAAATAGATCGCCGACGTTGTTAAACTAACAACTGTCGCGATCAATAAATTTTTGACTGATTTTTTGACAAGTTCAAAATCATACATTCCTAAACCAAAACCAGCGCCAACAATTGGCCCCATTAATGGTGAAATTAACATAGCGCCAATAATCACTGCCGTAGAATTTACATTTAATCCTACTGATGCAATAATAATTGCGCAAGCTAAAATCCAAATGTTAGAACCTCTAAAAGATACAGCACTTGTAATATTTTCAATTACTAGTTTTTTATTTTCTTCGCCTTTATGAAGATCAATAAAGTTTAGGATTTTTTGTGTAATATCAGTCATTGTAAGCTTTGTAATTATATTCGGAATCTAAAATTTGATAGAAGTAAGGGAATCTAATTTAGTCAAAAAAAACGTGAAAGCCTACATTTATTAAGCTAAGTGTTAAAATGTAATAAAGTGAGATGTTTTTATTATTTCGAAAAAGGCATAAAAAAATCCTCAATTTTAAAGATTGAGGATTTGTATATTTTGATTTAAAAGTAAAGTTTAATTCCTTTTCAAGACTTTATATTGTTCGTAACAACCACTAATTGCATCCATAATTTGTAAATCATTTGCTGATTGAATAAAAGAATCAGAATAATTACAACGCTGTAAAATTTCAGGGATTTCATCTTTGCTAATACCTAAAAGTACAGAAATGGTTTCGCGATCATACTTTGATTCTAATAAATTTCGAATCGTATCATCTTTCTTCATATCCTTTAATTTCCTGAGTTCTTTTCCATTTTTTCCGAAGAAACCATAAAGTACATCGGCAGGATTAAAGATAGATCCTAATACTTTTCCAAATGCATTTGGAGAATATTCACCCGCTTCATAACCTTGTGTAAGACCAGAAATACTATAACGATAGTTTTCTTTTGTTGGAATCAATTTTGAATCGACTTCAAGATATCCTGTTAGATTAAAAGGAGCAATTACAACTTCTTCAAGTGCGATTGCTTTTTCAGTAAGCTGAATTCGCGTTACTTTATTTTTTATCCAGTCATTCGTAACTCTAATTCTTAGAGATTGAAATCCAAGTATAGAAAAATGAATAGTATCATTTGGTTGTACATCAATTTCAAAATATCCTTTAGCATCAGACATAGCACCCCGCACTTTGTTAGTGTTGATGATATTTACGTTGGCAAGAGGTTGTTTACTATTATCGTTAATGATGTAGCCGGACACTCTTTGCGGAACTGTAGATTCTGTGTCTTGCGCAAAACCAACGGCTGATAGTAGTGTGAAAAAGAAAACTGCGAAATATTTCATATCCTGATTTAAAGCACTAAAAGTAGTAAATCAGGATTAAATATTTTGCAGTCTTCGAATATAATTATCAGAAAATTAACAAAGGTTGTGGCGTTACTTTTAGTATTTCGATAAAAGGGATAAGGAAGATTAAAATACAAAACTCATTTATAGAGCGTAAGATTCTTAATGTAAAAAAAAATCCCAAATTCCAATTATGTCTGGAATTTGGGATTTTGTATTTTAAGATATTAAAGAATTAATCTCTTCTTGGTCTTCTTGGTCTTGGTGAATCACCAAAGCTTTCAGAACGTCTTGGAGCTCTGTCTGAACTTCCTTCGCTTCTTGGAGCTGAACTTCTAAAACCACCTTCTCTTTTTGGAGCAGATGAATTTCTGTCGCTTCTGAAACCACCTTCTCTAGGAGCAGAGTTTCTGTCGCTTCTGAATCCGCCACCACCAGAACCTTCACGTCTTGGACCGAAACTTCCTCCGCCTTCACGTCTTGGACCTCCAGAAGAACGTCCGCCACCGCTACGACCATTATGGTCACGTCTTCCGCCACCATCATTTTTAGAAATTTCAACATTAATACGACGTCCTTCTAATTGTACGTTGTTTAATACTTCCATTACTTTATCAGTATGCTCAGGATCAGTGTTAAAGAAAGAGAAACCTTCTTTTACATCTACTTTGAAAACGTCATCACGACCTAAGTCTAATGTTTCTTTCAAGTAATCTTTAAGTGTCATCCAATCGAAGTTGTCTCTTGAACCGATGTTTACAAAATAACGAACTGCTCCGTTATTATTGAATTCTCTTGGCTCAGAATCAGTTCTTTCACGTCTTTCAGAAGATTGATTAGAGATATCTCTGTTCTTTTTGTAGTAAGCAATAAAACGGTTAAATTCTACTGAAACCATTTTCTTGATCAACTCTTCTTTAGATAAACCTTCAAGAACATTGTTGATAGCTGGTAAATAGTTGTCAATTTCGTGATCAACTTCAGTATCTTTAATTTTGTTTGCTAAGTGCAACAATTGAATTTCGCAGATTTCGATTCCAGAAGGAATAGATTTTTCTTCGAATTTTTGTTTGATGATTCTTTCGATAGAAGAAATTTTACGCAACTCACTTTTTGTAACAATTACAATAGAAGTTCCTAATTTTCCAGCTCTACCAGTACGTCCAGAACGGTGATTGTAAGTTTCAATTTCGTCAGGAAGTTGGTAATTTACTACGTGAGTAATATTATCAACGTCAATACCACGTGCAGCAACGTCAGTAGCAACAAGCATCTGAATTTGTCTTCCACGGAAAGATTTCATTACACCATCACGTTGCGCCTGAGATAAATCTCCGTGCAATGCAGCAGCGCTGTATCCATCTTCAATTAATTTTTCAGCTACAGCTTGTGTATCTCTTTTAGTACGACAGAAAACCACAGAGAAAATATCTGGATTAGCATCGGCTAAACGTTTCAAAGCTTCGTAACGATCACGTGCATTTACTAAGTAAAATTCGTGAGAAACTGTTGCAGAACCTGAGTTTTTAGCTCCAACAGTAATTTCAACTGGTTCGCTCATGAATTGTTTTGCAATTCTGGCAACCTCTTGTGGCATAGTTGCAGAGAACAACCATGTACTTTTTTGATCTGGAGTATCTGATAAAATAGATACGATGTCTTCATAGAATCCCATGTTCAACATCTCATCAGCTTCATCAAGAATACAGTAATCTATATTTTTAATGTTAACCAAACCTCTGTTGATCATGTCTTGCATTCTCCCCGGAGTTGCCACAATAATTTGTGCACCTCTTTTAATTTCTCTGGCTTGCTCTGTAATACTAGCCCCGCCGTAAACTGCTACCACATTAATACCTTTTTCGTATTTTGAGTAGTTTTTAAGTTCGTTGGTAATCTGTAAACAAAGTTCTCGTGTTGGCGATAAAACTAATGCTTGTGTGTTTCTATTGTCAGCATCAATTTTTTGAATTAGCGGAAAACCGAAAGCTGCCGTTTTCCCTGTCCCTGTCTGAGCCAACGCAACCATATCTGTGTCTTTTTCCAATAATAGGGGAATCGCCTTTTCCTGTACCTCTGACGGATTTTCAAATCCTAGATCTAAAATCGCCTTCAGTAACGATTCATTCAATCCTAATTGTTCAAATTTATTCATATGTGTTTTTAAAATAGGGTGCAAAATTACTGTTAATTATTCAGATAAACTAATGCTATTTTAAGAATTATGTATTTGTTATGATTTGATTATCAAAAAGTTATGTTTATTGTAAAATGATTTTTACAAGATATTAGAGAAATTTCCCAAAAAAAACGTCGCGAAATATAAAATTCCGACTCTAAAATGTTGTATTTTAAACAATTATTTTGTGGAGTTCAGAAAATCAATTAGTTGCTGAGTTGCTTTTCCGCGGTGACCAATTTTATTTTTGATTTCCAAAGGTAATTCGGCAAAAGTTTCAGTATAATTTTCCGGTTGAAAAATTGGATCATACCCAAAACCTTGATTTCCTGTTTTTTCCAAAGTAATATTTCCTTTAACGATTCCGGTAAATAAATGTTGTTCTCCTTTTATATTTAATGTAATAACGGTCTTGAACTGTGCACTGCGATCTGATTTATCTTTTAAAGCATCCAGAAGTTTATTCATATTATCATCAGCATTGCGTTGTTTACCTGCATATCTGGCCGAATATACGCCTGGTTCTCCATTCAAAGCCGTAACTTCCAAACCTGAATCATCAGCAAAACAATCATAACCATATTTTTCAGTTACATAATTGGCTTTCAAAATCGCATTTCCTTCAATAGTATCTGCAGTTTCTTCAATTTCTTCAAAACAGCCAATATCTTCAAGACTTAATAACTGTATAGATCCGTTTAGAATACTTTGAATTTCTTTGATTTTATTTTGATTGTTTGATGCGAAAACGAGTTTCATAATATTGAATTTAAAGGTACGACTTTTTTGAAACACAAATTTAGAATTCTTATATTTGATAGTTGCCCAAAAATTAAAAAATAAATGGAAGTATCCGCCCTATATAAAAAAATTACGCCTTTCGTCAGACCCTATCGAAAAATGGTAATTGCAACGCTGCTACTAACTTTTTTGGGCTCATTTGCAGCACAGGTAAATGCATTGATATTAAAATATACAGTTGATACTATCAGTAATTTAATGGTGGCACACGAACCATTATCAAAAGGATTTCATTTATTAGGTATAATAAGTATTGTTTTACTTTCTAAAGAATTGATTTATTCAGTAGTACAATTTGGACAGAAATTCTACGGAGAAAAACTGCGAATCTTTATAACCCGAGATATTTCGCAAACCATTGTTGAGAAAATTCTAAGCTATAGAATGGAATTTTATACGTCAGGCGAAAATGAAAGCGGAAAACTTCAAACCCGAATTGATTTAGGAATCAGCAGTTTGACAAAATTGGTTCAGAATTTCTTCATTGATATAATGCCTTTGTTTGCTAATGCGTTTGTGGCTTTAATTTTGATGTTTTATGCCAATGTTTATGTCGGCTTGGTTAGTTTGTTCATTATTCCAATTTATTTCTATGTAAGTCAGTTACAAGCCAGAAAATTAAGTGGTTTTAGAAGAAGAATGCGTAATTATCGCGAAACAAAGAATAACGGAATCATCAGTTTAATTGAATCCATAACAGTGATTAAATCCTTTGTGCGAGAACCAATGGAAGCAGATCGGCATCAGAAAATTCAATTTGAGATGACCGAAAATCAATTGGCGACAAGAAAAACCAGTTTTATTTTTGAAAGTATAAAAGGTTTTATCGAGCAAATAGGTGTTGTAATTATCATTATTCTTACCGCTTATTTTGTTTTGAATAATAAAATGACAATTGGTGCGATCATGTTTCATATTATGTTGTTTAATAATGTTTCGTCACCGATCAGGCAATTGCATCGTATTTATGATGAAGTAAATGATGCCTTGATTTATTCAGAAGGTTTCTTCGATATTTTAGAATCAGAAAATGAAAAAGAAACCAGCGGAACTTATATTCCAGAAAAAATCGTTGGATTAATTGAAGTCAAAAACGTAGATTTTGCTTATCCAAATGGAACCAAAGCACTTTCGGATATTAATTTCACCATAAAACCAAATGAAACAACTGCTTTGGTTGGTTTAAGCGGTGCCGGAAAAAGTACTGTTATTAATTTATTGGATAAGTTTTATTTGCCTTCTTCAGGTAAAATTTATTTAGACGGAGTTGATTTAAATGACTACGATACTGATTTTCTGCGAAAAAATATTGGATTGGTTTTGCAGAAGAATCACATTTTTAAAGGTACAGTTGCAGAAAATATTCTCTACGGAAATCCTGAAGCCAAAGAAAATGAGGTTATAGACGCTGCAAAACAAGCTTATATTCATGAACAAGTGATGCAATTGCCAAAAGGTTATGATTCTGATGCGCATTTGCTTTCCGGCGGACAACAACAACGAATTGCGATTGCAAGATTGTTTCTAAAGAATCCGCCAATTATCTTTTTAGACGAACCCACAGCAAGTTTGGACGCGATTGCAACAGAGCAAATTAAGAAATCATTAGACGCAATAAAAAAAGACAGAACTGTGATTATTATTTCGCATAGTATTTCTCAAATTATTGACGCTTCGCACATTATAGTTCTAGAAAAAGGAAAATGTATCGAACAAGGCGCGCATGAGGAACTTTACGATAATAAATCTGTGTATTATGATATTTTTACCGCAATGGCAAATAGTTTGAATATTGATAAAATCACGCAGACATTGGATTAATCAATCTTTTTAGGAGCTAATCCCGCTATCCGTTGCAATCTTTTGTGGCGAACCCCGCCACAAAAGGATTTTCACTTCTATCGGGGCTAGGGCAATCATTTTCAGAAGAATATTTTCGTTTAGTTTGTTCTTTCTGTAGAGCCAAACCCGACAGGTTTTTAAAACCTGTCGGGTTTACGAGGGTGTAAAGAACTTTGATAAAGATGACGATCTATAAAGCTTTGTATTTCAAAACAATTCTTTCAATACTAGAAACAACGGCAACCCCAAACGTATAAGCCAGAATATCACTCCAAAGAAAACCTTGCCCAAGGACATATCTTCCAAAAAGTGTTTTTCTGAGTTCTATCATCCAGTTTCCTTGATAAAGTTGCAGAAACTCGATGCTGTAACAAACTAATAAAGCCGTAATTATAATGTATAAGATTTTCTTCTCTGGAAATAGGATTCTTATTAAAAAGTAAATCATAACAGCATATAGAAAATCGCCAGTAATTAAAGGTACTTGAGGAATTTTCCGTGACATAATTCCAAGAAAAATTGTCATTAGAAATAAAACGGAATAATAGACTCTGGATTTTCTCAAGTTGTAACTTTAATTGGTATCGTTAGTACATTTTTGGGTAAACAAAAATACAAAGATTCGGATTGGTTCGACTTATTTTATAAATTTATCGATTCTATAAACTTCTATCAAAAAATAACCACATGAATACAAGATTTACGGCGCTGATTTTGACTTTGTTTCTTCTGGGAAATATAAGTTATTCTCAAAAAGACAATTCCTTTAATATTAAAAAGCAGTTTGAATATTGCGCAACTCAGGCTTCTGAAACTTTAAAAGTGATTCCGAATGATGGAACTTCTCCAAGAAGTATTCCAACAGGAAGCAAGGAATGGAAATTTGTTGATTATAAAGATTGGACAAGTGGTTTCTGGCCAGGAGAATTGTGGTATTTATATGAAGCAACAGGAGATAAAAAATGGGAAAAAGAAGCCGATAAGTTCAGTCAGTTTTTAAAACCATTATCTGTAAGCAAAGCAAATGATCACGATTTAGGTTTTCAGATTTTTAATAGTTTTGGAAACGGATATCGTTTGACTAAAAATCCTGCTTATAAAGATGTTATCCTAAAAACAGCCGATACTTTGGCAACACTTTTTAATCCAAAAGTTGGAACAATTTTATCATGGCCGCATAATAAATATGGCGGACATAATACGATTATAGACAATATGATGAATTTAGAATTGCTTTTTTGGGCTTCTAAAAATGGAGGAAATAAAAAGTTGTATGATATTGCTGTAAAGCACGCCGAAACTACTATGAATAATCATTTCAGACCGGATAATTCTTCATATCACGTATTGATTTACGACTATGAAACGGGTAAGAAAATAAAAGGAATTACAGCTCAGGGTTACAGTGACGATAGTATGTGGGCGAGAGGTCAGGCGTGGGCGATTTATGGTTTTACTATGGTTTACAGAGAGACAAAAGATCCTAAATTTTTAGATTTTGCTCATAAATTAGCACGAGTATATCTGGATAGATTAAAAACAGATGATTTAATTCCGTATTGGGATTTTAACGCACCTGGAATTCCAAATGAACCAAGGGATGCTTCGGCGGCTGCAATTGTATCTTCGGCACTTATTGAATTGAGTTCATATACAAAAGATAAAAGTTTGAAAAACGAATATTTGACCAAGTCTAAAAAAATGATTGTTTCACTTTCAGATCATTATCAAAGTCACGATGTTAATTCTGCTTTTTTGCTTCATTCAACTGGACATAAACCTGCAGGAAGCGAAATTGATTGTTCTATAAATTATGCGGATTATTATTATCTTGAAGCGCTTTTAAGACTTCAGAAACTAAAATAAATATTATGATTAGAAAAATAACACAAATTTCGTTTGCCATTATTCTTGTTTTAATGCTGATTAGCTGCAAGAACACAAAACAAAAACTTCAGGAATATGTTGTTTCTTATAATGCTGCTGCCAAAAGTTTTAAGGCTGATCATGTTACGCTTACAACTGCGAGAGGATATATAAATGACAATAAAATTGAATTGCGTTTTGAAACTGATTTAGAAAAAAAAGCAGCAAATGAATTAGTTGCTGATAAAGATTTTCCTGTGTTATTGAAAGAAATGATTGCTAAAAATCAGATTCCAAAGGAACTAGTTGAAGAAGGAGTACAATTTGATGCCTATTTTTTAGCCGATGATAACACAGTCTTATCAAAGAAAATAATTAACAAAGAAGAATTGGCTGAATTAATGAAATAATAAGTCGATTTATGTTTATTAAAAGTCTCTTTAATTTTTTTAAAGGGACTTTTTTTATTTTTAATAATACTTTGCATTTTGGTTGTAATTAAGTTGTAGTCAAATAATTACATTTTTTATTTTTTGCAACGAATGTTGTTTTTGTGTTGTAAGTTTGTTATGTTTGAGTTAAAAAATAACCTAAAAACCAAAAAATTATGAAAAAAATTACCCAAATCGCATTTCTTTTTGCATTTGTATTGTTGCTTGTAAGTTGTAAAAACACGAAGCAAAAAATTCAGGAACATGTGAGCAATTATAATACTACATCTTCTATAAAAGGTGGAAATGTAGTTAGCACAAGTGCCAAAGCATTTTTGAATGACAGTAAAATTGAAATTAGAATTGAAACCAATTTAGAAGGAACACCTGCAAACAAACTGGCTTATCAGGAAACTTTTCCGGGTTTGCTGAAAGAAATGATTAAAAATGATCAGATTTCTCCGGAATTAATAGAAGAAGGAGTTAAGTTTGATGTGTATTTTTTATCTTATAATAATATTATTCTTGCTCAGCAAATGGTCGATAAAGAAGAATTAGCAGTTTTAGAAGGTAAAGCTGGAACTACAAACGGTAAGGAGACGGCAAAACTTTAGCTTAAAATAAAAATATAAAAACTTTAAATAAAAAAGCCTCTTTGCTAAATTTCAAAGAGGCTTTTTTGTTTTCTAATGCTTCGTAACATTTGTTAGAATATCAGGGAAATAAAGGTCTGAAAGGTGTGCAAATTCGTCTCCACGCATAAAAATACTCGGATCAACATCTGAGAAGTTCTTTTTGCCGGCTGCAGCCAAAAGTTCGTTTGCAGAATGTAGTGTGTTTTTATGAAAATGATAAACACGATCTGATTTATCGGTGACAACCAAACCTTTCATCAGCATTTTATTTTGAGTAGCAACTCCAGTTGGACACTCGTTATTGTGACAACGCAATGCCTGAATACAGCCAAGTGAAAACATAAAACCACGTGCACTATTACACATATCTGCTCCTAAAGCGATAGCATGCAAAATAGAATAACCCGAAATAATTTTTCCACTACCAATAATGCGTATTTTATCACGGATATTTAAGCGAATCAAAGTTTTGTTTACAAATATTAAAGCAGGCTCAAAAGGCATTCCAACTCCATCTGCAAATTCCAGCGGAGCAGCTCCGGTTCCTCCTTCGGCACCATCAATAGTTATGAAATCAGGGAAGATATCTTCGGCAATCATTTCGTGGCAAATCGCTTCAAATTCGGCTGTATTTCCAATGCAAAGTTTGAATCCAATTGGTTTTCCGTTTGATAATTCACGCAATTGTGCAATAAAATGAATAAGTCCTTTTATGTCTGAAAAAGCATGATGTCCCGGAGGCGAAAGAATCATGGTATGAGGTTGAACTCCTCTTATTTTTGCAATTTGTTCTGTATTTTTAGCTGCCGGAAGTACACCACCGTGACCAGGTTTTGCACCTTGCGAAAGCTTAATTTCTATCATTTTAACATTAGGAAGATTGGCTTTTTCTGAAAAATTTTCAGGACTAAAATTCCCTTCGGCATCACGACAACCAAAATATCCTGTACCAATTTGCCACGTAATATCTCCGCCGCCGGCAAGATGAAATTCGGTTAAACCACCTTCTCCTGTATTTTGATAGAAGTTTCCTTTTTTAGCACCAATATTAATGGCGCGAACGGCATTTTCGCTAAGCGAACCAAAACTCATTGCCGAAACATTAAATAAAGAAGCCAAATATGGTTGTTTGCAATCTTTTCCTCCAACTAATACGCGAGGTAATTCTTCGTTTACTTTTGCCGGAAAAATAGAGTGTTTTATACCTTCGTAACTGTCATGATTTAGATTTTGTTGTGTTCCAAAAGGCGTACTTGAATCTATATTTTTGGCTCTTTGGTACACTAAAGAGCGTTGATTTCTGGAGAAAGGTTTTCCGTCAGTAGATCTTTCGATAAAATATTGCTGAATTTCTGGTGCAATCATTTCAAACAAATATCTGAAATATCCTAAAACAGGAAAATTTCTTAAAATAGCATGCTTTTTCTGTAGCGTATTATAAACTCCAATAACCAAAAGTATTGGTATTATAATAACCAATAAAAAACCTCGATCAGTATAATAATAAGTTGTAGCAACGATTAGAAACAATAAGAATCCGTAGATAAAGAATTTTTTTCTCATGTTTTCAAAATTTTAATAGGTAATAATAATTTAGTAATTAATTGAATCGTAATCTAACGTAAACATGTTTAATGCCTTTCTTATCAGATTCTCTTTCGTCGATTTCAAGAATATCAGTCAACGATTTTAGCATTGGCGTAAGCTTAGAAAAACCATAATTTCTTGGGTCAAATTCCGGTTTTTTCTTTACGATTAAGTTTCCAACATCGCCTAAAAAAGCCCAGCCATCGTCGTCTTCAATGTCTTCGATCGTGGCTTCGATAAGTTCTATGGTTTGTTTGTCGATTTTGTGCAACGCTTTTTCGGCAGGTTTTTCAACCGGTTTTTTAGCATCTGTTGTAGTCGTAACTTTTGGTTTTTTCTTTTGAATTGCTCCGTCCAAAACCTCAATGTAAATAAACCTGTCGCAGGCAACTATAAAGGAGTTTGGAGTTTTCTTTTCTCCAATACCAATAACTTTCATACCGGATTCTCTCAATCGAATCGCCAGACGTGTAAAATCACT
This genomic interval carries:
- a CDS encoding carboxypeptidase-like regulatory domain-containing protein; the protein is MKYFAVFFFTLLSAVGFAQDTESTVPQRVSGYIINDNSKQPLANVNIINTNKVRGAMSDAKGYFEIDVQPNDTIHFSILGFQSLRIRVTNDWIKNKVTRIQLTEKAIALEEVVIAPFNLTGYLEVDSKLIPTKENYRYSISGLTQGYEAGEYSPNAFGKVLGSIFNPADVLYGFFGKNGKELRKLKDMKKDDTIRNLLESKYDRETISVLLGISKDEIPEILQRCNYSDSFIQSANDLQIMDAISGCYEQYKVLKRN
- a CDS encoding DEAD/DEAH box helicase; amino-acid sequence: MNKFEQLGLNESLLKAILDLGFENPSEVQEKAIPLLLEKDTDMVALAQTGTGKTAAFGFPLIQKIDADNRNTQALVLSPTRELCLQITNELKNYSKYEKGINVVAVYGGASITEQAREIKRGAQIIVATPGRMQDMINRGLVNIKNIDYCILDEADEMLNMGFYEDIVSILSDTPDQKSTWLFSATMPQEVARIAKQFMSEPVEITVGAKNSGSATVSHEFYLVNARDRYEALKRLADANPDIFSVVFCRTKRDTQAVAEKLIEDGYSAAALHGDLSQAQRDGVMKSFRGRQIQMLVATDVAARGIDVDNITHVVNYQLPDEIETYNHRSGRTGRAGKLGTSIVIVTKSELRKISSIERIIKQKFEEKSIPSGIEICEIQLLHLANKIKDTEVDHEIDNYLPAINNVLEGLSKEELIKKMVSVEFNRFIAYYKKNRDISNQSSERRERTDSEPREFNNNGAVRYFVNIGSRDNFDWMTLKDYLKETLDLGRDDVFKVDVKEGFSFFNTDPEHTDKVMEVLNNVQLEGRRINVEISKNDGGGRRDHNGRSGGGRSSGGPRREGGGSFGPRREGSGGGGFRSDRNSAPREGGFRSDRNSSAPKREGGFRSSAPRSEGSSDRAPRRSESFGDSPRPRRPRRD
- a CDS encoding non-canonical purine NTP diphosphatase: MKLVFASNNQNKIKEIQSILNGSIQLLSLEDIGCFEEIEETADTIEGNAILKANYVTEKYGYDCFADDSGLEVTALNGEPGVYSARYAGKQRNADDNMNKLLDALKDKSDRSAQFKTVITLNIKGEQHLFTGIVKGNITLEKTGNQGFGYDPIFQPENYTETFAELPLEIKNKIGHRGKATQQLIDFLNSTK
- a CDS encoding ABC transporter ATP-binding protein yields the protein MEVSALYKKITPFVRPYRKMVIATLLLTFLGSFAAQVNALILKYTVDTISNLMVAHEPLSKGFHLLGIISIVLLSKELIYSVVQFGQKFYGEKLRIFITRDISQTIVEKILSYRMEFYTSGENESGKLQTRIDLGISSLTKLVQNFFIDIMPLFANAFVALILMFYANVYVGLVSLFIIPIYFYVSQLQARKLSGFRRRMRNYRETKNNGIISLIESITVIKSFVREPMEADRHQKIQFEMTENQLATRKTSFIFESIKGFIEQIGVVIIIILTAYFVLNNKMTIGAIMFHIMLFNNVSSPIRQLHRIYDEVNDALIYSEGFFDILESENEKETSGTYIPEKIVGLIEVKNVDFAYPNGTKALSDINFTIKPNETTALVGLSGAGKSTVINLLDKFYLPSSGKIYLDGVDLNDYDTDFLRKNIGLVLQKNHIFKGTVAENILYGNPEAKENEVIDAAKQAYIHEQVMQLPKGYDSDAHLLSGGQQQRIAIARLFLKNPPIIFLDEPTASLDAIATEQIKKSLDAIKKDRTVIIISHSISQIIDASHIIVLEKGKCIEQGAHEELYDNKSVYYDIFTAMANSLNIDKITQTLD
- a CDS encoding DUF2809 domain-containing protein, with the translated sequence MSRKIPQVPLITGDFLYAVMIYFLIRILFPEKKILYIIITALLVCYSIEFLQLYQGNWMIELRKTLFGRYVLGQGFLWSDILAYTFGVAVVSSIERIVLKYKAL
- a CDS encoding glycoside hydrolase family 88 protein; its protein translation is MNTRFTALILTLFLLGNISYSQKDNSFNIKKQFEYCATQASETLKVIPNDGTSPRSIPTGSKEWKFVDYKDWTSGFWPGELWYLYEATGDKKWEKEADKFSQFLKPLSVSKANDHDLGFQIFNSFGNGYRLTKNPAYKDVILKTADTLATLFNPKVGTILSWPHNKYGGHNTIIDNMMNLELLFWASKNGGNKKLYDIAVKHAETTMNNHFRPDNSSYHVLIYDYETGKKIKGITAQGYSDDSMWARGQAWAIYGFTMVYRETKDPKFLDFAHKLARVYLDRLKTDDLIPYWDFNAPGIPNEPRDASAAAIVSSALIELSSYTKDKSLKNEYLTKSKKMIVSLSDHYQSHDVNSAFLLHSTGHKPAGSEIDCSINYADYYYLEALLRLQKLK
- a CDS encoding FMN-binding glutamate synthase family protein translates to MRKKFFIYGFLLFLIVATTYYYTDRGFLLVIIIPILLVIGVYNTLQKKHAILRNFPVLGYFRYLFEMIAPEIQQYFIERSTDGKPFSRNQRSLVYQRAKNIDSSTPFGTQQNLNHDSYEGIKHSIFPAKVNEELPRVLVGGKDCKQPYLASLFNVSAMSFGSLSENAVRAINIGAKKGNFYQNTGEGGLTEFHLAGGGDITWQIGTGYFGCRDAEGNFSPENFSEKANLPNVKMIEIKLSQGAKPGHGGVLPAAKNTEQIAKIRGVQPHTMILSPPGHHAFSDIKGLIHFIAQLRELSNGKPIGFKLCIGNTAEFEAICHEMIAEDIFPDFITIDGAEGGTGAAPLEFADGVGMPFEPALIFVNKTLIRLNIRDKIRIIGSGKIISGYSILHAIALGADMCNSARGFMFSLGCIQALRCHNNECPTGVATQNKMLMKGLVVTDKSDRVYHFHKNTLHSANELLAAAGKKNFSDVDPSIFMRGDEFAHLSDLYFPDILTNVTKH
- a CDS encoding NYN domain-containing protein: MALSTSKDLKLAVLIDADNVPYSNVKGMMEEITKFGTPTTKRIYADWTKPNSNGWKGVLLEHAITPIQQYSYTVGKNSSDSALIIDAMDLLYSGKLDGFCIVSSDSDFTRLAIRLRESGMKVIGIGEKKTPNSFIVACDRFIYIEVLDGAIQKKKPKVTTTTDAKKPVEKPAEKALHKIDKQTIELIEATIEDIEDDDGWAFLGDVGNLIVKKKPEFDPRNYGFSKLTPMLKSLTDILEIDERESDKKGIKHVYVRLRFN